A single window of Chitinophagales bacterium DNA harbors:
- a CDS encoding sulfatase-like hydrolase/transferase, which yields MKLLTIISLFLLINIFPFNISAKSPNILLIIADDIGLGETPNYAPDATKANMPNLQKMMEEGLTFDNVWSNPVCAPSRANILTGKYGFRTNVLNAETLATLDLNETSLHKYIDQTSNGLYSNCLIGKWHLGGSGNNPDYDYPNKLGISYFSGILGGGVVDYNNYAWVENGEAANTNEYITTKITDTAINWINVQNQPWFCWLAYNAPHTPLHLPPSNMHSQGNLPTDQASIDANPLPYFLAMVESVDYEMGRLFSTIPQSELDNTVVIFVGDNGTDRDVIQAPYAKYQSKGSLYQGGVHVPMIVTGVGVTRRNERESALVSFSDLFSTIVELTGTPLSQIHDSYSFAPLLSNSGEGQRDCLYTEISSNNSGWASRDATFKYIELENGTQEFYNLLNDPYEKNDLLPDLNSTQQVSFDKLSTLRELLTSIEEVDLMAQTASIFPNPAQNEIYLDWQYPNQEFSIFDTLGNKPISGQLLFGKNTISIEALKAGVYFIQIGQMRNKFVKI from the coding sequence ATGAAACTACTCACTATCATTTCGTTATTCCTACTAATCAACATTTTTCCGTTTAACATTTCTGCTAAATCACCCAATATATTGCTTATCATAGCGGACGATATTGGTCTGGGTGAAACGCCAAATTATGCCCCTGATGCGACAAAAGCCAACATGCCAAACCTCCAAAAAATGATGGAGGAAGGTTTGACTTTCGACAATGTTTGGTCTAATCCCGTTTGCGCTCCAAGTAGGGCAAACATCCTCACGGGTAAGTACGGTTTTAGAACCAATGTGCTGAATGCAGAAACATTGGCAACTCTCGACCTCAATGAAACTTCTCTCCATAAATACATTGACCAAACGAGCAATGGTTTGTATAGCAACTGTCTTATAGGGAAATGGCATTTGGGCGGCAGCGGAAACAATCCCGATTATGACTACCCAAACAAGCTGGGCATATCGTATTTTTCAGGCATTTTGGGTGGCGGAGTAGTTGATTACAACAATTATGCTTGGGTAGAAAATGGAGAAGCTGCAAATACCAATGAATACATTACTACCAAAATAACAGACACAGCCATCAACTGGATCAATGTGCAAAACCAGCCGTGGTTTTGTTGGTTGGCTTACAATGCTCCACATACTCCCTTGCATCTACCTCCTTCAAATATGCACTCACAAGGTAATTTACCAACAGACCAAGCCTCTATTGATGCCAATCCACTCCCCTATTTCTTAGCGATGGTCGAAAGTGTTGATTATGAAATGGGTAGATTATTCAGTACTATCCCTCAAAGTGAATTAGACAATACGGTTGTCATTTTTGTTGGCGATAATGGAACAGATAGGGATGTTATTCAAGCACCTTATGCAAAGTATCAGTCCAAAGGAAGTCTCTATCAAGGTGGCGTTCATGTGCCAATGATTGTTACTGGTGTAGGAGTCACACGACGCAATGAAAGAGAATCTGCTCTTGTTTCTTTCTCCGATTTATTTTCAACGATTGTGGAACTAACAGGAACACCTCTTTCACAAATACATGATAGTTATAGTTTTGCTCCCCTGTTATCCAATTCAGGAGAAGGACAAAGAGATTGTTTGTACACCGAAATTTCTTCTAACAATTCTGGCTGGGCATCTCGTGACGCAACCTTCAAATACATTGAACTGGAAAATGGAACACAAGAATTTTACAACCTCCTCAACGATCCCTATGAGAAAAATGATTTGCTACCAGATCTCAATTCAACCCAACAAGTTTCGTTTGACAAATTAAGCACTCTACGTGAGCTACTTACTTCAATTGAAGAAGTGGATTTAATGGCACAAACTGCATCTATTTTCCCGAATCCTGCACAAAATGAAATTTACTTGGATTGGCAATACCCAAACCAAGAATTTTCCATTTTTGATACTTTGGGAAATAAGCCAATATCGGGTCAATTGCTTTTTGGCAAAAACACCATCTCTATTGAAGCACTTAAAGCTGGAGTGTATTTTATACAAATAGGGCAAATGAGGAATAAGTTTGTGAAGATTTAG
- a CDS encoding L,D-transpeptidase family protein, translating to MKAKYSFLISTILFLSLSLFSSTKMSAQLSSYNADDCEQLEQWMMILKIDGIELYQPDWTNQLYKEQDCHPIWYNTVTGFIFANEIISILQNAVIENDYHLKKAELLYNDIRSQLLPIGFFDYNSLSDLDILLTDGALQYAYDIQEKIVAKKPEAKQLEEETIRLLIIDGLLNALKSESLAIYFEELQEGLDDFDISSFEEASQVADSLKVTDDNDSEAFEENTEDIGSPEDAKVTQTVPAQPANTPKVLSVKDSSLYKLVKEISRPASKSVFNQALYHPAWIDSFYKSRNYEPVWHNGYTLYGRGSEVIRHIEKASQEGLASKDYHGDVLTKWHSDINEVYDVKFIPYDNFLPKIDVLITDAALHYAYHLHYGKLNPSKLDIGWNIERDGAFDFAAALQQAIINRNVNQFFEDRKPQHEEYGQLKEALAYYQALQNEKGEWMTDLKSEKLELGMKDKAVALLRQRLAFEEALPEKLNDHKATTTKVLKSEVNMDTLRGSYAKIEELENSLILTKMDSIYNPEVFDITVHNALVAFQQQHGIGDDGVIGPNTLSVLNTSLEHRIKQINIALEQWRWMPNQFSDFFVFVNIPAYQLDVYKNGKIDQTKKVMVGLPNHKTAIFSNNIRYLDLNPYWTVPFSIATNEILPKLKQNLSYLNRQNMKVFSGGKVINPYNVNWSSLSSRKFPYTIRQEPGTKNALGTVKFMFPNKYNIYLHDTPSKSLFVKAERAYSHGCIRLDNPVQFAEYLLQDDPKWDAQKIQKVLDSEKNTRVSLDKKIPIYIAYFTAWVDASGLTHFQKDVYGKDEVVMKAML from the coding sequence ATGAAAGCAAAATATTCATTTCTAATCAGCACTATCTTATTTCTCTCTTTAAGTTTGTTTTCTTCGACCAAGATGTCTGCACAATTAAGTTCTTATAATGCAGATGATTGTGAGCAACTCGAGCAATGGATGATGATATTGAAGATAGATGGCATCGAACTTTATCAGCCCGATTGGACCAATCAATTATACAAGGAACAAGATTGTCACCCGATTTGGTACAATACTGTTACGGGTTTTATTTTTGCGAATGAAATCATCAGTATTCTTCAAAATGCGGTAATTGAAAATGATTATCATTTGAAGAAAGCTGAATTGCTCTACAATGATATTAGAAGTCAGCTATTGCCTATTGGTTTTTTTGACTACAATAGCTTATCGGACTTGGATATTTTGCTTACCGATGGTGCTTTGCAATATGCGTATGATATTCAAGAAAAAATTGTAGCGAAAAAACCAGAGGCAAAACAACTGGAGGAAGAAACGATTAGGTTGTTGATTATTGACGGATTGTTGAATGCGCTTAAGAGTGAAAGTTTGGCGATTTATTTTGAAGAATTGCAAGAAGGTTTGGATGATTTCGATATCTCATCTTTTGAGGAAGCTTCTCAGGTAGCTGATTCATTGAAGGTTACTGACGATAACGATAGCGAGGCTTTTGAAGAAAATACCGAGGATATAGGCTCACCTGAAGATGCGAAAGTGACCCAAACTGTTCCTGCTCAACCTGCAAATACGCCTAAAGTTCTTAGTGTAAAAGATTCGAGTCTCTACAAATTGGTAAAAGAAATCAGCCGTCCTGCTTCAAAAAGTGTTTTCAATCAGGCTCTTTACCACCCTGCATGGATTGATTCTTTCTACAAAAGCCGCAACTATGAGCCTGTTTGGCACAATGGATATACGCTATATGGTCGTGGGAGTGAGGTGATACGTCATATCGAAAAAGCATCTCAAGAAGGATTGGCCTCCAAAGATTACCATGGTGATGTATTGACCAAATGGCACAGCGATATCAATGAGGTCTATGATGTAAAATTTATCCCTTACGACAATTTTTTGCCTAAAATAGATGTCCTCATTACCGATGCGGCTCTTCATTACGCCTATCATTTACACTATGGCAAATTGAATCCTTCAAAGTTGGATATTGGATGGAACATCGAAAGAGATGGGGCATTTGATTTTGCGGCTGCTCTTCAACAGGCAATAATTAACCGCAATGTAAATCAGTTTTTTGAAGATCGTAAACCGCAGCATGAGGAATATGGCCAATTGAAGGAAGCATTGGCTTATTATCAAGCTCTTCAAAATGAGAAAGGTGAATGGATGACCGACCTCAAAAGTGAAAAATTGGAGTTGGGTATGAAAGACAAAGCAGTTGCTTTGCTGCGTCAGCGTTTGGCGTTTGAAGAGGCACTTCCAGAAAAGTTAAATGATCACAAAGCTACGACTACTAAAGTGTTGAAAAGTGAGGTAAATATGGACACCCTCAGAGGTTCGTATGCAAAAATAGAGGAATTGGAGAACTCGTTGATTCTTACCAAAATGGATAGTATTTATAATCCCGAAGTTTTCGATATCACTGTTCACAATGCGCTTGTGGCTTTTCAGCAGCAACATGGAATTGGAGATGATGGGGTAATCGGGCCCAATACACTTTCTGTTCTAAACACCTCACTTGAGCACCGAATCAAACAAATCAACATTGCCTTGGAACAGTGGCGGTGGATGCCCAACCAATTCAGTGACTTTTTTGTGTTCGTGAATATCCCTGCATATCAACTGGATGTGTATAAAAATGGAAAAATTGATCAGACAAAGAAGGTGATGGTAGGTTTGCCCAACCACAAAACTGCTATCTTTAGCAACAACATTCGTTACCTTGACCTCAATCCGTATTGGACAGTGCCTTTTAGTATTGCAACGAATGAAATCCTTCCCAAATTGAAGCAAAATCTAAGCTATCTGAACCGTCAAAATATGAAGGTTTTTTCGGGCGGAAAAGTCATCAATCCTTATAATGTGAATTGGTCAAGTCTGAGTAGCAGAAAGTTCCCTTATACTATTCGACAGGAACCAGGTACTAAAAATGCACTTGGAACGGTGAAGTTTATGTTTCCCAACAAATACAACATTTACCTACACGATACCCCCTCCAAAAGTTTGTTTGTGAAGGCAGAACGTGCTTACAGTCATGGTTGTATCCGTTTGGATAATCCCGTCCAATTTGCCGAATACTTATTGCAGGATGATCCAAAGTGGGACGCTCAGAAAATTCAGAAAGTGCTGGATAGTGAGAAAAATACTCGGGTTTCTTTGGACAAAAAAATCCCTATTTACATCGCTTATTTTACAGCTTGGGTAGATGCAAGTGGTTTGACACATTTCCAAAAGGATGTGTATGGTAAGGATGAGGTAGTGATGAAGGCGATGTTATAG
- a CDS encoding GldM family protein, with amino-acid sequence MKNLLLLIASIFLLFTSFFFKETLEDREVLAVISADKMNLLHIGVDNPISVAISGIPIEATKVSIDKGEITPNSQKGQYIVRVFEVGEVTISLEGRDKQGNVVQGLGRFRVERMPNPTPMLGNKAGGVISMGEMKAQRGLLAVLLNFDIDARYDVLHYKVTRIRTNEPSIVLENKGAVFSEEVKSLIEGTAVEDLYFFFDIEVNGPDGFIRKLQEVGFKVE; translated from the coding sequence ATGAAAAATTTACTTTTGTTAATTGCTTCCATTTTCCTACTATTCACCTCTTTCTTCTTCAAAGAAACATTGGAGGATAGAGAAGTTTTGGCTGTTATCAGTGCCGACAAAATGAATCTTCTTCACATTGGGGTGGACAATCCGATTTCAGTAGCTATTTCGGGCATTCCCATTGAAGCGACTAAAGTGAGCATTGACAAAGGAGAAATTACACCAAACAGTCAAAAAGGGCAATACATTGTGCGTGTTTTTGAAGTTGGGGAAGTGACTATATCATTGGAAGGAAGGGATAAGCAAGGAAATGTTGTGCAGGGCTTGGGTAGGTTTCGAGTGGAAAGGATGCCTAACCCAACTCCAATGTTGGGAAATAAAGCAGGAGGAGTGATATCTATGGGAGAGATGAAAGCACAAAGAGGGCTTCTTGCTGTTTTGTTGAATTTTGACATTGATGCTCGATACGATGTATTGCACTATAAAGTCACCCGAATCCGAACAAATGAACCTTCCATAGTTTTGGAGAACAAAGGAGCGGTCTTTTCGGAGGAGGTCAAAAGCCTTATTGAAGGTACAGCAGTTGAGGATTTGTACTTCTTTTTTGACATTGAAGTAAACGGGCCTGATGGCTTCATCAGAAAACTTCAAGAGGTAGGATTTAAGGTAGAATAA
- a CDS encoding carboxy terminal-processing peptidase, whose protein sequence is MKFQFKIPFLALAFFMLLAFTTGSDDSQKDRILLQVILQGLNQVHYEPHELDDNFSEKVYGLYLKRLDYNKRFFTKKDIAEFDKYKDDLDNEAAKASYDFFELSTRTLNTRTTLIEGFYKEILAEPFDFSKDEYIEVDYEKMDYAKDEADLKERWRQLLKYQTLSRLSEKLKQQEEGEETLKGKSYKELEKDSREKVLENQNRLFKRIGELDQRDRLSTYLNAITSVYDPHTGYFPPKDKETFDIEMSGRLEGIGARLQEKDGLIKVSEIVPGSASWKQGELEAEDVILKVSQVNTKLAELSPLAAKMMLSYLGKDEEVDYKDKKYDKIDVNIDVDVVEMRLDDAVQLIRGKKGTNVKLTVKKADNSIKEIVITRDIVVIEESYVKSAIIEEGDAADKYGYIYLPKFYADFNSTEGRSCFQDMKKELAKMKTENVNGILLDLRNNGGGSLRDVVDMAGLFIKEGPIVQVKEKEGRAQVLRDTDPTVQYDGKLVILVNSFSASASEIMAAAMQDYGRAIIVGSSATFGKGTVQRFIDLDQSISSDFNEFKPLGSIKLTIQKFYRINGGTNQLKGVIPDVVLPDSYAYIEVGEKEQDYSMPWDEIAPADFEVFDHPVVNREEVLVNSRKRVANHPTFQLIEENAQRLKKQREESSYTLCLDKYNRQQVEIEEQSKRFEDIEKSIEGLKVESLKSDAEAMAADKDKQKTVAEWHENLGKDVYLYEALQVLKDMHEESK, encoded by the coding sequence ATGAAATTTCAATTCAAAATTCCTTTTTTGGCATTAGCTTTTTTTATGCTTTTGGCTTTTACAACTGGGTCAGATGACTCACAAAAGGATAGGATACTATTACAGGTAATTCTGCAAGGATTAAATCAAGTACACTATGAACCACATGAACTGGATGACAATTTTTCAGAAAAGGTTTACGGCTTGTATTTGAAGCGCTTAGATTATAATAAACGCTTTTTTACAAAGAAAGACATTGCTGAGTTTGATAAATATAAAGATGATCTTGACAACGAAGCTGCAAAGGCATCTTATGATTTTTTTGAACTTTCTACGAGAACACTCAATACAAGAACGACCTTGATTGAGGGATTTTACAAAGAGATTTTGGCAGAACCATTTGACTTTAGTAAAGATGAATATATTGAAGTCGATTATGAGAAAATGGATTATGCCAAAGATGAAGCGGACTTGAAAGAAAGGTGGAGACAATTACTCAAGTATCAAACACTCAGTCGTTTGTCTGAAAAATTGAAGCAACAAGAGGAAGGAGAGGAAACCTTGAAAGGAAAGTCTTACAAAGAATTGGAAAAAGATTCGAGGGAAAAGGTATTGGAAAACCAAAATCGTTTGTTCAAACGTATTGGCGAATTGGATCAACGTGATCGACTCAGCACTTACCTGAATGCGATAACCTCTGTATATGACCCACATACGGGTTATTTCCCTCCAAAAGATAAAGAAACTTTTGATATCGAAATGTCTGGTCGTTTGGAAGGTATTGGTGCAAGATTGCAGGAAAAAGATGGCCTTATTAAGGTAAGCGAAATTGTTCCTGGTAGTGCTTCTTGGAAACAAGGTGAGTTGGAAGCAGAGGATGTTATTTTGAAAGTATCTCAAGTAAATACCAAATTAGCAGAATTGAGTCCATTGGCTGCCAAAATGATGTTGAGTTATTTGGGTAAGGATGAGGAAGTGGATTACAAAGACAAGAAATACGATAAAATTGATGTGAACATAGATGTAGATGTGGTAGAGATGCGCTTGGATGATGCGGTTCAATTGATTAGAGGTAAGAAAGGTACAAATGTGAAATTAACAGTTAAAAAAGCTGATAATAGCATTAAAGAAATCGTGATTACGAGAGATATTGTAGTGATTGAAGAATCGTATGTCAAATCGGCAATCATCGAAGAAGGTGATGCGGCAGATAAATACGGTTATATCTATCTACCTAAGTTTTATGCTGATTTCAATAGCACTGAAGGACGTAGTTGCTTTCAGGATATGAAGAAAGAATTGGCAAAAATGAAGACGGAGAATGTGAATGGCATCCTATTGGACTTGAGAAACAATGGTGGTGGTTCGCTTAGAGATGTAGTAGATATGGCGGGTTTGTTTATTAAAGAAGGACCTATTGTTCAGGTCAAAGAAAAAGAAGGTAGAGCGCAGGTATTGAGAGATACGGATCCAACGGTACAATATGATGGCAAGTTGGTGATTTTGGTCAACTCTTTCAGTGCTTCGGCTTCTGAAATCATGGCAGCGGCTATGCAAGACTATGGTAGAGCAATCATTGTAGGCAGTTCTGCTACTTTTGGAAAAGGTACGGTTCAGCGTTTTATTGATTTGGACCAATCTATTAGCAGTGACTTCAATGAATTCAAACCTTTGGGTTCTATCAAATTAACCATCCAAAAATTCTATCGCATCAATGGTGGTACAAATCAATTGAAGGGTGTGATTCCTGATGTGGTTTTGCCTGATTCTTATGCTTACATTGAAGTGGGTGAAAAAGAACAAGACTATTCTATGCCGTGGGACGAAATTGCACCTGCTGACTTTGAAGTATTTGACCATCCTGTCGTGAATAGAGAGGAAGTATTGGTGAATAGTCGAAAGAGAGTAGCAAATCATCCTACTTTTCAGTTGATTGAAGAAAATGCTCAACGTTTGAAAAAACAACGTGAAGAGTCTTCTTATACTCTTTGCTTGGACAAATACAATCGCCAACAGGTAGAAATTGAGGAACAAAGTAAACGATTTGAAGACATTGAAAAATCCATTGAAGGGTTGAAAGTTGAATCTTTGAAATCGGATGCTGAGGCAATGGCTGCTGATAAAGACAAGCAAAAAACTGTTGCAGAATGGCATGAAAATTTAGGCAAAGATGTGTATTTATACGAAGCACTGCAAGTATTGAAGGATATGCACGAAGAATCGAAGTAA
- a CDS encoding right-handed parallel beta-helix repeat-containing protein, which produces MQNKILLPKLILRCLAFLVFIGYCGSLSAAVINVPGDQATIQAAVTAASSGDEIVIAAGTYIESVIIPAGKNNLIIRGATGTAADVTIDGNNTLTDAGIQISNGVTGTTIRDLSIENFVGYAASEAAIYGIGGNNSTTIDNVEINNITCNAGTNGGGIYFNGPVNALTFNNISVTDINTAAGGFPRGIVVWNGLKENITITNCTVSDNEGCCGIELQDGTATGVTITGNNVSDVVDSGMGLTGIQGPGVNVISGNTITDCGRFGMEIKNPDGSGETSGAGSIVVENNNVTFTATVGMNIRDHAGIAVFRRGVLAGNVDVPTGVVVQNNTVSGYEQQNAGATTSEGFGIVIEGTNHTVTGNTVSNNDIGIQEQGGGHPTPNYPGDGGQNDGQSDDYFGRGNAQIACGNTVSGNTFNTNGTDFRQVGAGLSTTSGVVQNTDTGATFCTIQSAIDATATDAGDVIEVSEGTYDEQVLVNKEVTINGIGASQPIINFTGTVSGKATLFDVSADNVTINNLQFEVDFVKLSSAIIVSGAAIDNIDVTNNTINPYGSSGAGSFGSYGNRNAVSINYGGSTNYRVATGGIDNVVFNNNTVTGLPSSDGNSGGVDRFFRSGLSLDEGGGTFNGNTGQTINHDILIRFGSNGNITIQNNNFNGGGLQLSDHNAGAGTIDISNNVFDGTFGNTYTSSLRLQNNQQNKATNIAGNTFTGHRWAISLENYPTATIDNNVFTPLAGLTDFRHITVNTKSISSNSNTIVQTTIDANIINNTFNGNAATGGIGIGFYDHDSDNAAFGTFTIGTAGNENTFNINLETFILLDNTTGSTDGADAFFGYGSGGGWTTTMACWTTDINVEENNFNTQNLSTLEGALFHQPDDACTGLLTFANATIVQEVPTLSEWGLIILALSLMTLGVLYITEEKNKLQWNS; this is translated from the coding sequence ATGCAAAACAAAATTCTATTACCCAAATTAATCTTAAGGTGCTTAGCTTTCTTGGTATTTATAGGCTACTGTGGTAGTCTAAGTGCAGCAGTTATCAATGTACCAGGTGATCAAGCTACTATTCAAGCTGCAGTAACTGCGGCTAGTTCAGGCGATGAAATAGTCATTGCAGCAGGAACTTACATTGAGAGTGTAATCATCCCTGCAGGAAAAAACAACCTAATCATTCGGGGTGCAACTGGAACGGCAGCGGATGTCACCATAGATGGGAATAATACCTTAACTGATGCAGGTATTCAGATTTCGAATGGGGTAACAGGTACAACTATTCGAGATTTATCTATTGAAAATTTTGTAGGCTATGCTGCTTCTGAAGCTGCTATCTATGGAATTGGAGGAAATAATTCTACTACGATTGATAATGTTGAAATAAACAATATTACTTGTAATGCGGGAACCAATGGCGGAGGGATTTATTTCAATGGGCCTGTTAATGCGCTTACTTTCAATAATATATCTGTCACAGACATCAATACTGCGGCTGGTGGTTTCCCTAGAGGAATTGTCGTTTGGAATGGTTTGAAAGAAAACATTACCATTACCAACTGTACAGTTTCTGATAATGAAGGTTGTTGTGGAATTGAACTGCAAGATGGTACAGCTACTGGAGTTACGATAACAGGAAATAATGTGTCTGATGTTGTAGATAGTGGTATGGGGCTGACAGGCATACAAGGCCCTGGTGTGAATGTAATTAGCGGAAATACGATTACTGATTGTGGTCGTTTTGGTATGGAGATTAAAAACCCTGACGGTTCGGGCGAGACTTCTGGGGCAGGTAGTATTGTAGTGGAAAACAACAATGTCACATTTACAGCTACTGTGGGAATGAATATTCGGGATCATGCAGGTATTGCTGTATTTCGTAGAGGTGTTTTAGCAGGGAATGTAGATGTTCCTACTGGCGTTGTGGTACAGAACAATACAGTATCAGGCTATGAACAGCAGAATGCAGGTGCTACTACAAGTGAAGGTTTTGGTATTGTCATTGAAGGAACGAATCATACTGTCACTGGAAATACGGTATCCAACAACGATATTGGAATACAAGAACAAGGAGGAGGACACCCTACTCCTAATTATCCTGGCGATGGAGGTCAAAATGATGGCCAATCTGATGATTACTTCGGTAGAGGAAACGCCCAAATTGCTTGTGGTAATACCGTAAGTGGAAATACCTTTAATACAAATGGAACAGATTTTAGACAAGTAGGTGCAGGACTTTCTACGACTTCAGGCGTTGTTCAAAATACCGATACAGGCGCAACTTTTTGTACCATTCAATCTGCCATTGATGCTACTGCAACGGATGCTGGGGATGTCATTGAAGTAAGTGAAGGAACTTATGATGAACAAGTGTTGGTTAACAAAGAAGTAACTATCAATGGAATCGGCGCTTCACAACCCATTATCAATTTTACAGGAACTGTTAGTGGAAAAGCTACGCTTTTTGATGTAAGTGCAGACAATGTGACCATCAACAACCTTCAGTTTGAAGTAGATTTCGTGAAACTAAGTAGTGCTATTATTGTAAGTGGAGCAGCAATTGACAATATTGATGTGACCAACAATACAATCAACCCGTATGGTTCTTCTGGTGCGGGTTCATTTGGTTCTTATGGCAATAGAAATGCTGTAAGTATTAATTATGGTGGTAGTACAAATTATCGAGTGGCTACTGGAGGGATTGATAATGTAGTATTCAATAATAATACAGTAACAGGATTGCCAAGTTCCGACGGAAATTCTGGAGGTGTAGATCGCTTTTTTCGTTCAGGGTTGTCATTAGATGAAGGAGGTGGAACTTTTAATGGAAACACAGGCCAAACGATAAATCACGATATATTGATTCGTTTTGGTAGTAATGGAAATATTACGATTCAAAACAACAACTTCAATGGAGGAGGATTGCAGCTTTCTGACCACAATGCAGGTGCAGGAACGATAGATATATCCAACAATGTTTTTGATGGTACTTTTGGAAATACTTATACTTCCTCTCTACGCTTGCAAAACAACCAACAGAACAAAGCCACAAACATTGCAGGAAACACCTTTACAGGACATAGGTGGGCTATTAGTTTGGAAAACTATCCTACTGCAACTATTGACAACAATGTATTCACTCCACTGGCGGGATTAACGGATTTTCGTCACATCACGGTCAATACCAAATCTATTTCTTCTAATTCAAACACTATTGTCCAAACAACCATTGATGCCAACATCATCAACAATACCTTCAATGGCAACGCAGCAACAGGAGGTATAGGCATTGGTTTTTATGACCACGATTCAGATAATGCCGCTTTCGGCACTTTCACCATTGGTACAGCAGGAAATGAAAATACCTTCAATATCAATTTGGAAACTTTTATTCTATTGGATAATACAACGGGTTCTACCGATGGAGCAGACGCTTTCTTTGGGTACGGATCAGGCGGAGGTTGGACAACGACAATGGCTTGTTGGACGACTGACATCAATGTAGAAGAAAACAACTTCAACACGCAAAATCTATCCACATTAGAAGGTGCCTTATTTCACCAACCTGACGATGCATGTACGGGCTTGCTTACCTTTGCAAATGCAACCATTGTTCAGGAAGTGCCTACCCTCTCCGAATGGGGCTTAATCATCTTGGCATTGTCACTGATGACATTAGGTGTTCTCTACATTACAGAAGAGAAAAATAAGTTGCAGTGGAATAGCTAA
- the pheS gene encoding phenylalanine--tRNA ligase subunit alpha: MSEGNKDIFATAKDLLAQIEKFTTTDKQELEQFRIAYLGTKGNIKALFAGFKDVPNERKKEFGQVANAVKQAAENKVNLLKTAIEEASTNTIEIPDLTRPITTMPLGSRHPISIVRNQINEIFTRIGFTIAEGPEIEDDWHNFTALNTPEDHPARDMQDTFYIQTNPASVLRSQTSTVQVHVMENQTPPIRIISPGRVYRNETISARAHCQFHQVEGLYIDKDVSFADLKQTLLYFAREMFGKETKIRLRPSFFPFTEPSAEVDIYWGLKDEIDYRITKGTGWLEILGCGMVDPNVLRNCNIDPEVYSGYAWGMGVERIAMLKYRIGDIRLMFQNDVRFLKQFGAAL; encoded by the coding sequence ATGTCCGAAGGAAACAAAGATATATTCGCAACCGCAAAGGATTTATTGGCGCAGATAGAAAAATTCACAACAACTGATAAACAAGAATTAGAGCAATTTCGGATTGCTTATTTGGGAACAAAAGGAAATATAAAAGCTCTTTTTGCAGGCTTCAAAGATGTACCCAATGAGCGAAAAAAAGAATTTGGACAAGTAGCCAATGCCGTAAAACAAGCAGCAGAAAACAAAGTCAATCTATTGAAGACTGCAATAGAAGAAGCTTCAACCAATACGATTGAAATACCTGATTTAACCCGCCCTATCACTACAATGCCTTTAGGGAGTCGTCACCCTATTTCCATCGTTCGCAATCAAATCAACGAAATCTTTACCCGAATCGGTTTCACCATAGCAGAAGGCCCCGAAATTGAAGACGACTGGCACAATTTCACCGCCTTAAATACCCCAGAAGACCATCCTGCTAGAGATATGCAAGATACCTTCTACATTCAAACCAATCCTGCCTCCGTATTGCGCTCACAAACTTCAACGGTGCAAGTGCATGTGATGGAAAACCAAACTCCTCCTATTCGCATTATTTCTCCAGGTCGTGTCTATCGAAACGAAACCATCTCTGCAAGAGCACATTGTCAATTCCATCAAGTAGAAGGATTGTACATTGACAAAGATGTATCATTCGCCGATCTCAAACAAACACTACTCTACTTTGCTCGTGAAATGTTCGGCAAAGAAACCAAAATTCGCCTTCGACCTTCCTTCTTCCCTTTCACCGAACCCAGCGCAGAGGTTGACATCTACTGGGGCTTGAAAGACGAAATAGATTACCGCATCACCAAAGGCACAGGCTGGCTCGAAATTTTGGGCTGTGGTATGGTCGACCCAAATGTACTCCGAAACTGCAATATTGACCCCGAAGTATATTCTGGGTATGCTTGGGGAATGGGTGTTGAGCGCATTGCGATGCTCAAATACCGCATTGGTGATATTCGCTTGATGTTTCAAAATGATGTACGCTTTTTGAAGCAGTTTGGGGCGGCACTCTAA